The following proteins are encoded in a genomic region of Phragmites australis chromosome 9, lpPhrAust1.1, whole genome shotgun sequence:
- the LOC133928876 gene encoding transcription factor MYBC1-like yields the protein MREEEEPSWFARCEEQLPRPDELMPLSQTLITPDLAVAFDIHTNGGGGAGGGGCAGGGAGGSGGGAGGPEMNGGGASSAAGSSGGGGGGGAGDEPARTLKRPRLVWTPQLHKRFVDAVAHLGIKNAVPKTIMQLMSVDGLTRENVASHLQKYRLYLKRMQGLGGGGGAGGSGAGGSHSSGSGTDAATEHLFATGPVPFLPPGHRAPAGADPYPPFAPMGAAHHHHPPQIGHFHHPARQLGHYGPAGAGFDHGFLSRAVAGGAPTVGPPGMHHRMVGGAAGMGMMAPTSFADELDLGSRGGGGSGGRRELTLFPTSGDH from the coding sequence atgagggaggaggaggagccgagcTGGTTCGCGCGGTGCGAGGAGCAGCTGCCGCGGCCGGACGAGCTGATGCCGCTGTCGCAGACGCTCATCACGCCTGATCTCGCCGTCGCCTTCGACATCCACACAAACGGCGGTGGCGGAGCGGGCGGCGGAGGATGCGCGGGGGGAGgagccggcggcagcggcggcggcgcgggcggcccCGAGATGAACGGTGGCGGCGCGTCGTCGGCCGCGGGgtcgagcggcggcggcggcggcggcggagccggtGACGAGCCGGCCCGGACGCTCAAGCGGCCGCGCCTGGTGTGGACGCCGCAGCTGCACAAGCGGTTCGTCGACGCGGTGGCGCACCTCGGCATCAAGAACGCCGTGCCCAAGACAATAATGCAGCTGATGAGCGTCGACGGCCTCACGCGCGAGAACGTCGCCTCCCACCTCCAGAAGTACCGCCTGTACCTCAAGCGCATGCAGGGACTCGGCGGCGGTGGGggcgccggcggcagcggcgcgggTGGGAGCCACTCCTCCGGCTCGGGTACCGACGCGGCCACCGAGCACCTCTTCGCCACGGGGCCCGTCCCCTTCCTCCCGCCCGGCCACCGCGCGCCTGCCGGCGCCGACCCTTACCCTCCCTTCGCCCCCATGGGTGCcgcgcaccaccaccacccgccGCAGATCGGGCACTTCCATCACCCCGCTCGCCAGCTCGGCCACTACGGCCCCGCGGGCGCCGGCTTCGACCACGGGTTCCTGAGCCGCGCCGTTGCCGGCGGTGCACCGACCGTCGGCCCGCCCGGGATGCACCACCGCATGGTTGGCGGTGCCGCCGGGATGGGGATGATGGCGCCCACCTCCTTCGCCGACGAGCTGGACCTCGGAtcccgaggcggcggcgggagcggcgggAGGCGCGAGCTGACTCTGTTCCCGACGTCCGGCGACCACTGA